Proteins from a genomic interval of Spea bombifrons isolate aSpeBom1 chromosome 4, aSpeBom1.2.pri, whole genome shotgun sequence:
- the SPDL1 gene encoding protein Spindly, whose translation MDESEVILKLRRQLKEAEEERIKAAQYGLELLESQSELQNQLEEQRNEMTGTIDNLEQEKYSLQREVELKSRMLDSLTSECDNLKQQQKVSLEQQQEQLERIHNREMSEIKDKMEKLKAELDEARLCEKQLKHKLDYQSEVLANKTEELRMMSERVHETMSSEMLTLQLERTELESAKASLEEEMNELQYRQQQLVLVNGNQSRQLERLQEEKEEREKEAVSYFSALEKAREANQELQIQLDQALQQAQDPNSKGNSLFAEVEDRRAEMERQLISMKVQYQSLQKQHAYSRQQMHRMKVQIATLLQLKGSQTDPGQLERLQSMVAQKNSEIETLVMKVRQLEKCQQNSENGQSRNDNGDSRQDDDTYYVDLLKMKLENSSKEIDKIKDELSLQRMKALAESQRVLELERKLFTNDRHLKLSQSENMKLRVSLDEIKMKYEPDEIVKFRIQKRRREQLPLDCPSDDTSGNKDTIINSDLPQTVKEEDECNKHSLEDHSSEEKSVPTSEQPLTSVSTNHNNATSSQPVRERKRVRILEDEQEIQALSKSNTNDCSITSTSPRSTSDESRFETKKHDERQMRNSERKSRLKAHPVLHVSSKPAAVTQCPQQ comes from the exons ATGGATGAATCGGAGGTAATTTTGAAGCTTCGACGTCAGTTGAAAGAGGCTGAAGAGGAGAGAATAAAGGCAGCACAATATGGACTGGAACTGCTGGAGAGCCAAAGTGAGCTGCAGAATCAGCTGGAAGAGCAGCGCAACGAAATGACCGGCACCATCGAT AACTTAGAACAGGAAAAGTATTCTCTTCAGAGAGAAGTTGAGCTAAAAAGTCGCATGTTGGACAGTTTAACTTCTGAATGTGATAATCTAAAACAACAACAGAAAGTTTCACTTGAACAGCAACAGGAGCAGCTGGAGCGGATTCATAACAGAGAGATGAGTGAAATAAAAGATAAG ATGGAGAAGTTGAAAGCTGAACTAGATGAAGCAAGACTGTGTGAGAAGCAGCTGAAGCACAAGTTAGATTATCAGAGTGAGGTACTTGCCAATAAAACAGAAGAGCTGCGAATGATGTCTGAGCGGGTTCACGAAACCATGTCTTCGGAGATGTTGACTCTTCAGCTGGAAAGAACTGAACTTGAAAGTGCAAAg GCTTCTTTAGAAGAAGAGATGAATGAACTGCAATATCGACAGCAACAGCTTGTGCTTGTAAATGGCAATCAGAGTCGACAACTGGAACGCCTCCAGGAGGAAAAGGAAGAGAGGGAAAAAGAAGCCGTTTCATACTTCAGTGCCTTAGAG aaaGCTCGTGAAGCAAACCAAGAACTGCAAATTCAGCTTGACCAAGCACTGCAGCAGGCTCAAGACCCAAATAGTAAAGGAAACTCTTTATTTGCAGAG GTAGAAGATCGCAGGGCTGAAATGGAGCGTCAGCTGATCAGCATGAAAGTTCAGTATCAGTCGCTCCAAAAACAACATGCTTACTCCAGACAGCAAATGCATAGAATGAAG GTTCAAATTGCAACATTGCTGCAGCTGAAAGGTTCTCAGACCGACCCTGGGCAACTTGAGCGATTGCAGTCTATGGTTGCTCAGAAGAATAGTGAAATCGAAACACTTGTTATGAAAGTGCGACAGTTAGAGAAATGTCAG CAAAATTCTGAAAATGGGCAGTCAAGAAATGACAATGGTGATTCAAGACAGGACGATGACACATATTATGTTGATTTACTTAAAATGAAGCTGGAGAATTCAAG taAGGAGATCGATAAAATTAAGGATGAGTTATCTTTGCAACGTATGAAGGCTTTAGCTGAGAGCCAGCGCGTTTTGGAGTTGGAGCGGAAGCTGTTTACTAACGACAGACATCTTAAGCTTTCACAAAGCGAAAACATGAAACTGCGTGTCAGTTTGGACGAAATCAAAATGAAATATGAACCTGATG aaattgtcAAATTTCGAATCCAGAAACGAAGAAGAGAACAGCTTCCGCTTGACTGCCCATCAGATGATACCTCTGGGAACAAAGACACAATAATCAACTCTGATCTCCCTCAAACTGTAAAAGAAGAGGATGAATGCAACAAACACTCGCTTGAGGATCATTCATCGGAAGAGAAATCTGTGCCTACATCGGAACAACCTTTGACCTCTGTCTCCACAAACCATAACAATGCAACTAGTAGCCAACCTGTTAGAGAGAGAAAACGAGTGAGAATTCTAGAAGATGAACAGGAAATTCAGGCTTTAAGTAAAAGCAACACAAATGATTGCTCCATTACATCTACTTCCCCCAG GTCAACATCCGATGAGTCAAGATTTGAAACAAAGAAACACGATGAGAGACAGATGCGAAACAGTGAGAGGAAATCACGACTAAAAGCACATCCTGTTCTCCACGTATCTTCAAAGCCAGCTGCTGTAACGCAGTGTCCACAGCAGTAA